attatttgttcatgaacacatttttttgtgatgtaaccacaatttcacgtttttcagattaacgcctaatgtctgctataagacctacctacctgccaaatttcatgattctaggtcaacgggaagtatacctgtaggtttcttgacaaacagacaaacagacagacaggcagacaacaaagtgatcgtcgaaagttccttttttccttttgaggtacggaaccctaaaaatcaatcgGTTTTGATTTGTGATTAAGATTAGATTAGCGTGTCTGTTTAgccattataaattataatatactcaCAGCCTGTGTGTACTGTCTGGTAGTGGTCAAAACTCTGCCCAAAGGCCTGAGGAAGGAGGGAAGCGTCTCAGTGAGCGGCGGGCGAGCGTGAGTAAGCAGCGGTTTGAGCAGCTTGGAGTCCACAGCGCCCCACAGTCGAGCTAGTCGGGCCTTTTCCCCGCCCCCGTCGCCGCTACCATGCGGGGTGTCCTATTTACCaacaaaataattcattttaagaATATAGAATCTTATTTTGTATGcaattaaacatttttaaatagtgGAAAAATGTGCTATCCTGTTCGCTAAATTCTGAGGGTAAATTTTGaagtatttttgattttatcCGCGTAcctttaggttatttaaaaatccttcgAGGTCTCctttattttccggaataaaaagtatagcctttatcgggatgcaagttatttctgtactaaatagatgatgcccgcgacttcataggcgtggagttaggttattGAAAAttaccgtggaaactctttgattttccgggacaaaaataaatttatgtccttccccgcaaTGCAAGCCAAACTAATGGaccgtcaaaagctagcagacagacagacttactctcagatttattataatatatctaagtatggatggattcaatatgtacaatgtacacatTTCAACATACATATGGTATAAATATAAACTGGATGCTTGTAACAACATAATATCCCATCTGCTTCAAGTATATGTAAGAAAATAGGAGAGAAATtagtaagtaattaagtttgagatttgaaaattaattaaaggtTAAGGTTATTAATTaaggtatattatattgttacaatTGCATATTAGCATGCATTCACATGTCAAACTTATGATCATGCCATcccatttataaaaaaaagttgcaagaaataataatttacatacttCGAAAGAGTTAAGTTGCCAAGGCATAACCACTTCATTTTCGCCTTTGCCCCATTTTACTACCATGCGGCCGTTCTAGACATTGAAaccaaataaaaaagaaaataaagtaaCATGCAACATTTTGTGGTCTATTGGTGTTAAACTGTGATCCAAATGCCTTTTTGGTTCTAAACTTTAGTTAAAAgagaattattataaaataaacaagttaAATTCAAAACTAAAAAGACATATTAGAAGTCAGCCTGCAAATGGTTCCTGGTTATTTATCATGCTTTGTTTAAATCTTGCATTAAGATTTAAATGTTAAAAGTATCAGTGCCCAATAGTTTGATTGCAAAGTTAGATCATGCTTTGTTAGTAATTTGCAAGGAGGATAAGTGCCAACATTGTGCAGTAAGCACGAAAACTATGTCAATATGCTTAATAAGTCTTTTCTTACTGATGCTCTGTCGCTAATGGGCGATTGAGCGGGGTCCAAATTTCGGAGGCCGAAACTTATATCAGCAGGCTGAACACAAATATTGATCCATCAATCAAGGCAATGGCCAAAGTAGAATTTAAGGGATACTTAGAAGGATTATTAACACAGACATTGGTGCCGATTCTGTTgactttctctaaactaaattaagagtatctgcatccttttctttttaatatcgcTAAAAAatgacggaacatgaattttacatttaaagactctaaattttagtgcacgccttcatttaaacagtaggctcgcgactaaCTAAAGTCACGGGGCTTGACGtctctaaattaattttaaacctGTAAAATTGTgtttgtccttttcatattgcaTTAGTCGAAACAGGAtgagaatactctaaaatttagttgtgctcagaatcagtaccaataccAGACTTTAGGACTTCAAGGTTCTAAACCGATGTACCGAATTTATATACTTGtctacttaaatttttattttaactttcaagTTTTATGATTGTatcatattgtggctaattctgttgaacacaaactctaaactaaactaaaatggcctgtctaaatctattgctatccctgtcataatgttgcttgtggaaaaggatagcactagatttagacctgttaatttagtttagtttagaaattgtgtacaaaagaatcagcCTAATTATTGTTCTTTGttataactaagtacctatataatatcttCTAACATCGGTAACGATTTAGGACTGCATAGgcttacaataattttatttgcctCTCAAATTGCTACCTACCCATATTCTTTTGTTTAGCTGTTTCAAGTTAGTTAATAAGTTAAAGTCAGGTCTGTGGTGGTATTTGAACGGTCAAATCGTGAACATCTCTAGAAATTATGATTATATTTGGGGTTGGGGATGAAAATGAAAGCATAATGGGACacttacagcgatcacgcactcatccgatccgaatccgtgaaaatgtggatataaaaatatctacgatatatgtcataagctaccacaaaacaaaaaggaacgtattttcacggactcggatcggacaAGGGCGTAACAACCGTCAAAGCCATTTCGTGTACATGTCTATACATACCGGTCTGCTTGTTTCCGTGGACTGGTAGAGCTGCCACAATAAGGTCTGATTAATCACATGCGCGGTTACGCGAACGCTTTACTTGACGCTATGGGAAAAACCTGCCATGATATCTGATCCTTAGAATtctttaaaatcattatttcggagacaaatattatataaataataattaaatgaagAAATATTAGGACTTCAGTTAGCCCAATGAAATTAAATAGAATTCTGTTTTAATGAAGAAACattcaatataattaatatatgtaggtacattcaaaaagtagaaaaaaaaatcaaagtttcaaatacttaatattttttagatcataaaggataaaatattaaagcagGCGGATCTGTGTTATGTACTTTCAAATGCCATTGTttcaaaatcattatttttcccGATTCATAAACTTAGCAAGTAAATTACAATCAATAAGtagttcttttttttctaatttggaAGTGTAATATATAATAGgtttatgtatttaataaaatGTCCGGAATAATGATTTGCAAAACTGCGAGAAACGACACAACaatataactttttaatatCTAATGTAATAGCCTTAAAAATGGTACAAAGGTAGTAAGTAACctaagataatatattatgtatattgtatgtgtGTACTGTTTACTATATTGAGTCACTAAACTACCGTCAGCAAAACAGCGTGTTTTAGTAAAAAGCAATAAAAACAAAGCGGTAAGGACCAATAGCATTTTCTccaagaaattgaaaaaaagtaagtattaaAAGATTGATTAACTACTACCTAACTACAGtcattttttaatcccagatactaaaatgacagctagaaaTAACTTAGAAATAATACCAGCTTAACAAAAATAGTGTTGTGCTCATGGTTCCGGTTCAGGTTAAAATTTAGTAAAGTAACATTTTGTGCATAGcgagtaaaataaacatacaaaaTGTGTAGTTACGAGATTAAAAAGTATCATTTGAAAGActtaaagaataattattactaAGTAGTGAGTAACAAATTCCccaaggatttttttaatagtatGTGAAACTTATAAATTGAGAATCAGCCCatacttatttcatttaaattggAATTACATATTTTCAACAATTTTGCTGTTTCATACACACCTACAAACATTTATcgttaagtatcgattgcacCACATCACTAGGTtggctggaagagatcgctatttagcgataagaccgcctttttgtacctacttattaagatttctttttgtaacctgtcatttgtgtttctgtggtgcaataaagtatatacatacatacatcactattaaagagcCATGAAAAACAGGCAACACACGAAACGTCATTTTTGtctccgggattaaaaaatagacgaTATTATTGGAacatactaaaaagaaaaatgtgcaGACTAAACGCTAAAAATGGATTTTTATGAGTATCcccaaaaatataaatattatgggAAAAAATTAGTATACAAAAGTGAATTTACATTgttatacaaaactaaaataaagtaaCTATAAGCAACCACTGCATTGGAATCGCATACTACATTGTGGTGCATACAGTGCAATTAACCGTAGTAACCAGTAGTTGCTATGGTTATGTCAAAGACAAATAATTACTTACACTTCTTACGTCGCGGTAAGGCAGCGCTTCGTTTTCATCATTCTGCCCTtgtctaaaaaataataaatgcattcgaaacaataattttactaaaaataataatcagatTGAACTACTTTTAGTTCTTTCAAGCGTAGGTCGAGTCGTATGCGAAAGGATCTGGGAGTCCACTGAATTATTATTCTGAGAAAACTCCTACTAATGTGATTAATAGAAAAGGGTGACGACCCTCGGCAATGAGGAACGCGATATCCTcaacatgtttaaaaaaaccgtccaagtgcgaatcagactcgcgcactgatggttccgtactacaatcgtattttatcgacattttgcacgataaatcaaaaactacttactagatctcgttcaaactaattttcggtggaagtttgcatggtaatgtacatcatagattttttagttttatcattctcttattttaggggggggggggggacaacacacattttaccactttggaagtgtctctcagtttacaaaataatattataagcctCAATAtgatttttgaagacctatccatagatacccacGTATGGGCTTGATGAAAATTTGAGTTAAGTATGGGGAACACCaaaatttattggttttttttctatttttgtgtgaaaatctttatgcggttcacagaatacatctacttaccaagtttcaacagcatagctcttatagtttcggaaaaaagtggctaaaaagcaatgatgaggtctaggttggagcgcgcttgcctatacACATGACAAAGCCAAAAGTCACAGTGGGCGTTAATCATTTCGAGTCACCAACCAGATGTGTTATACCAACTTCTTTTCGATGATGGAATATAGAAGATACCTATTGACTCTTGCTTTGAAGGTCATTAGGTTattacgtggcaggaaacacggatgcCGGAAGGGCGCCTACACTTTAGTGGaagagagagagggagagagagaagAGATTACCCGGTGGGTATGCGCAAGTAGGCAAGCGCGTGCGTGGCGGCGCCGCCCTGCAGCACGACGGTGGCGATGACGATGAGCGACGTGGTGGTCAGCATGGCCTGCCGCGCCTCCGACACCGTGTTGCGGATAGCCAGCGCGAACGACATCGCGCCGCGGAGACCTGCAAATTGCATATTTTTAAGCGATACTTTAAACGCGTAGgaaagtatttttagggttccgtacctcaaaaggaaaaacgggacccttataggaacactttgttgtctgtctgtctgtcaagaaacctacagggtacttcccgttgacctagaatcatgaaatttggcaggtaggtaggtcttatagcagacattcagggaaaaatctgaaaaccgtgaatttgtggttacatcacacaaaaaaaaatgaaattgtggtcatgaactaataattagtattttcaatattcgacgtacgataactatatcaagtggggtatcatatgaaagggcttcacctgtgcattctaaaacagatttttgtttatttttatgcatcatagtttttgaattatcgtgcataatgtcgaaaaaataggactgtagtacggaaccctcgttgcgcgagcctgactcgcacttgccgggATTTTAAAGGGAAAAATTCTTGATCCGCATAGGAAACACATGCCGCATGGAGGTGATTATAAGaaagcttattacaattttcgcaaggatctctaattttttgaaaataaaatatagcctatgtcactcaggaacaatgtagctttctactggtgaaagaattttcaaaatcgcttaagtatttccagagattacatcctacaaacaaacttacaaacttcacgtctttataatattggtatggattatTTTTATCTAAGTAGAAGAAAATCCTCGCGCAATCGATCTAATACAATCAAGTCCATCTTCCAAAATCCTTGTTATGGTTTAAGGAGGCTTTAATTTGTAggataaaaaaaaaacgggccgaattgagaaccacctcctttttgaaagtcggttaaaaagaatgAGTCGTAATCAGAAAAGGCAGAAGCATTGCACGGTCCATGCTTTTCAATATGGTTAATGGTACATAAATTAAATCGAGGAAAATCAAACTAAATAAAGTTGAGTCTAAACTTACCAGAAAAGAATAGCATGTGTTGAAAGTTCATGGGTATTGGTGGTTTCCGTCCTAGATTTAATAGAAACGATAGCGGGTAGATATTCACTGCACGGCCGAGCAAGGAAGTGAGCTGTCGTTATagttaaagaaataaaattcgACCCAACAGAACTAAAAATAAGACACtagtttttaattaaagctTTCAACAAATATtagtggtatttttaaaaaacctaaatccacccaaagtcgcgggcatcagctagtaaggttAAGTGGGAATAttgaagtatagtacgcgacaggaaatattgtacaccggcctttagaaagagatagtggtttcgtagagcgttgtctctgtcgttgagaacgactaaacgtcacataggtatgagtgacagagacagcgctctacaaagccgaaacctctttctaatcgtcgatgtacaatatttcctgcctgcTACTGTAGCTCGTTgaatttctagggttccgtacctcaaaatgaaaaacggaatccttataggatcactttgttgtctctgtctatcggtctgtcaagaaacctacagggtacttctcgttcacttagaatcatgaaatttggcaggtaggtaggtattatagcagacataagggagggacatacatcacacacaaaaaaaaattaattgtggtctcactaataaataataattagtatttcgaattttcgaagtaagataaatatatcaagtgggttatcatatgaaacggctttacctgtgcattcttaaacagatttttatttatttttatgcatcatagtttttgaattatcgtgcaaaatctcgaaaaaatacgactagtacggaaccctcggtacgcgagcctgacttgcacttggccgggttttatTTAGTGTTGATTTCCAAAGGATACAAATCCAGCAATGATGAACCACGGATCGAAGTGATGTTTCGGGAATGTGAACATCGACACTCCGATGTACGTGAAGATGAAGTTCTCGGCTAGGAAGTTGAGCAGCTCGAACAGCTGTTTGGTCCTGTTCCTGGAGTCGGCCGACAGGTTGTTGTACGTGTAGTGAGCTTGACATATGCCGCAGAATAGTACGGCCACTACACCTggaaatcacactaatattataagacgaaagtttgtattatagataagtaagtttttgttccggaaaattcCTACGAGTTTCTACggaattatttaaaaacctacattcacacgggcgaagccgcgagcatcatCTCTAAGTTCTAATATAAGAcagcttaatctaaatatataaaaagaaaaggtgactgactgcctgatttatcaacgcacagctcaaactactggacggatcgggctgaaattttgcatgcagatatctattatgacgtaggcatccgctaaggaaggatttttgaaaatttaaaccctaagggggtgaaataggggtttgaaatttgtgtagaccacgcggacgaagtcgcaagcataagctagtgaatatAGAAATTCTTACCTGTAAGTTCAAAGACTTCGGCGATAAGGAAAGCGGCGTATGACGTCAGCACGAACAACGCGGATTCCAGCAGCGGCCAATCTCGCACATGAGTGAATTTAGTCATGTGTTTCTTGGTTAAGAAATcatttttttagtaggtacatattgtatTGAAGGACAATATTTGAGCTAGATAGATCGCACACTGCCGCAATGAATGGATCAGGCCATAGTAATGGGTTTCATGGCTAGATTTCCAGCACTGTAGGGTGTAGACAGTCTGTTGGACCGCAAGCGGAGTACAAAATTGCATACAGTAGCCAGCaacaaatattgtacatcgacctttaggtttcggctttgtggagcgttgtctctgtcactcatacctatagtacAAAGGTtgcaatggcaatcggggagaggacgccccgcacacccgcacagctcccgcgtcataccccgattgtcatctcagcTTATTGCGGTCTatttgtgacgttttgtcggtatcaacgatagagacaacgctctacgaaactgctatctctttctaaacgtcgatgtacaatattttctgccgcatacagTACAAATTAGATAAATGCAAACCTTTATAAGACCTTAACTGACTCATGCAAATTTTTtctaaaaggtttttttaagCAAATCGGTTTTTTAAGTAGACCGTCAtcctcaacccatcgcctgcatattctctcagaatgaggagggtttaggccatagtccgccacgctagccaagtgcggattggcaaacttctcatatttttgacaaacaacattatggaggactctcaggtttcctcacgatgtttttcttcattattaaatacgtaggtactccAAGAAAAAACcgtttaaataggtacttgagTTGATAAATTCCCTCAATCTCCAGTCAGTGAGTCgtgatataaattaatttattcaaagtactCTTCAGTTGAAAACTTACTActtagagtgaagccacacgatgcgttacgttcgcggtgcggcgcctgagtgatgccgctgcgtcatcctacatagaaatcgctgtaccatgccacacgatgcgtgactacgtcgtgcggcgccgcgccgcacgTGCAACGGACTTGAGAGCAGAGAGACGGGTTGTGCGGTATATCGCCATACTTTTTGCCGGTGCGGCAATGCAGTGCCCGTGTGGTACCCAATACTCAAATTCACAGCGGTGCGGAGCCACAACGCACCaaaaacgcatcgtgtggcctcagtcTTACTAAATATTAAAAGGATATCAATGCAGTCAAACATCCAATTAGAGCGCCAACCAGCAACGAGAGACTGAAAATTCCAATAAAGTCGCCGATCGCCGCAAGGAATGCAGTTATTTCGAATCCACCATCGACAGAGTACCTCTTCTCGTAGTTTTGTATGGCTCTGAAATTGGTACACCGTACTTTATTTAATatatagttttaaatacatatcaaaaaccggccaagtgcgagtcagactcgcgcaccgagggttccgtaccacaaaagtattttttcgacattttgcacgatacatcaaaaactattatacataaaaataaataaaaatctgttttagaatgtataggtaaagccagcttccatcttgtatattaatcttactttgaaagtcgaaaatactcattatttttcgtgaacatattttaattttttttgtgatgtaaccacaaattcacagttttcggatttttccccttctATACGCTATATAattctatatacctacctacctgatcaAATTTTACGATTCTTGGTgcacgggaagtatcctataggtttctcacagacagacaggcatacaacgaagtgattttataacggtttctttttcctttttgaggttgggaaccctaaaaattgcagAACCAGCAGGATTCGAAGTTCGAACCTGTGTCTCCCTGGGTATCGCGCCTGGAGTGCCTAACCTCTAGGCCACAGTTCACTTGCTGCCAGTGCCGAaatttgagatatatattttcATTCAGTACTGAAACTGAAACGTCGCCTGACATCAAAGAATTTTACAAACACTTGAAAGACAATTACTCTTTAGACATCGGAGGTTGTTAAAAGTGAATGCGAATACAACGGtttattcgattttttttaacgAAGGGTTAAGTTTGAAAAGGGGGAAAGCTGGTGTATAATTCCTAATTACATCTAAGTGGGACGCTTATTACTTAGTAGGCTTCACTTTATCCTGAACTAATTAAAATATCGTTGACAATGCCTTCCTTTTTacggttccatacccgaagggtgccaacgggccctattattactaagactccgctgtccgtccgtctgtctgtcagcgggctgtaatctcgtgaaccataataggtagggagttgaattttttacagaatatgtatatctattgccgctataacaacaaataataaaaatttcaaaatggctaccATAAAACCGTCTTGTACgttgatacggaacccttcgtatgcgaaaccgactcgcacttgatccaTTGTTTATTTTAACTGTTTTGTACTATTATCAGTAAACCTTGGGAGACTTCGATCTACAGGATTTATACTAAGAAGCGAATGAGCTGTAGTATATAGAAAGGAAATCACGGCTATTTGCCGCGCAGTCCTTTAGTTTTTGAACTTTACATTATATCAACGCAATCAAGTAATGAAGAAAACTGTTGGATGGTTATTTATAGAAAATTAACATTTGTAACATTTGTTTTCCAAAagttcaacataatattataacgataAATACCTGCTCATTTGTTAATACTTTCCTTATAGACGATATTTTCCTTATGCCTAACGGACGAGAGCTGCTACCGTTAACATCTGAGTAGTCTACTCATAAATATTTCTATCTATGACTAGCTCATTTCCGcgagttcatccgcgtggactacacaaatttcaaacccctattttacccctttaggggttatcaaaaatcctttcttagcggatgtttacgttataatagctatctgcatgccaaatttcagctcgatacgtccagtagtttgagctctgccaaagttcacgacagttagagaacttctaacaaaatgtcgaggcttcgacgtcactggcagttGTCACATGTTAGCACATTTGACGCAGGCAGTCCTAATGAagtcctatttttctatgattttccgTCAAAATTGCCTAACATTTGTCAtatcatcgattcaggatcaaaacgagagtttcctcactctagttcactttggctgtgcgttgataaatcagtcagtcagtcagtcagtcagtcagtcgactGATAGAATAAAGCTGAGTCAATAATATCAAAAAGCAGGAGTACTAatggaaaatattataattacccGCTCAGTACTAAAGCCACTGCGTCGTTGAGAACACTCTCGCCGAATATCATAGCATACAGATTGACGTCCACCTGTGGAATGTATGATTTTATAGATGGTTAACACGTTAGTAAGATTTGTATGGTGGTACCGCTTGACTGAGACGGCTCGTGGGGTACTCCAGGTTGAGGGTGAGTGACAGTAATGTTGAATGCCTTGATATCTAAGTCAACTGTCACCCTCACCTCATACAATAACGATATTGTATGAGGTGAGGGTGAGCGTCACGAGCGTCTCAGTGAAACGGTGCACGGTAGTTTTACGACCAAGGGATAGTGTAAGTTTTCAAGTATgtgac
This genomic stretch from Maniola hyperantus chromosome 2, iAphHyp1.2, whole genome shotgun sequence harbors:
- the Nhe3 gene encoding sodium/hydrogen exchanger 6 isoform X2, with the protein product MNPAIGSASFLFLYLIPKCQGSGTDIALDAKATLLHRIDSLNLLIYTCLLTLTVLTIWVFKHRRVSWLHETGLAVIYGLIVGAIIRYASSTNQVTYIDAHPDADAKYNLSVPPDIVRFHFPDKIQISSGEAPVPNKTYAYIFRGEIVNLEQNEIDLKATFDPEIFFNIILPPIIFHAGYCLKRKYFFRNLGAILTFAMVGTALSALVIGSLMYGFVQLMPASLAASFTFLDTLYFGALISPTDPLTVLAIFSQLKVDVNLYAMIFGESVLNDAVALVLSGAIQNYEKRYSVDGGFEITAFLAAIGDFIGIFSLSLLVGALIGCLTALISKFTHVRDWPLLESALFVLTSYAAFLIAEVFELTGVVAVLFCGICQAHYTYNNLSADSRNRTKQLFELLNFLAENFIFTYIGVSMFTFPKHHFDPWFIIAGFLTSLLGRAVNIYPLSFLLNLGRKPPIPMNFQHMLFFSGLRGAMSFALAIRNTVSEARQAMLTTTSLIVIATVVLQGGAATHALAYLRIPTGQGQNDENEALPYRDVRSLYQSTETSRPNGRMVVKWGKGENEVVMPWQLNSFEDTPHGSGDGGGEKARLARLWGAVDSKLLKPLLTHARPPLTETLPSFLRPLGRVLTTTRQYTQAENSLRRTDSDSDLCIDEPQSVPTTIDPQQLWPGLVDTRISVEGITGSNI
- the Nhe3 gene encoding sodium/hydrogen exchanger 6 isoform X7, with product MNPAIGSASFLFLYLIPKCQGSGTDIALDAKATLLHRIDSLNLLIYTCLLTLTVLTIWVFKHRRVSWLHETGLAVIYGLIVGAIIRYASSTNQVTYIDAHPDADAKYNLSVPPDIVRFHFPDKIQISSGEAPVPNKTYAYIFRGEIVNLEQNEIDLKATFDPEIFFNIILPPIIFHAGYCLKRKYFFRNLGAILTFAMVGTALSALVIGSLMYGFVQLMPASLAASFTFLDTLYFGALISPTDPLTVLAIFSQLKVDVNLYAMIFGESVLNDAVALVLSGAIQNYEKRYSVDGGFEITAFLAAIGDFIGIFSLSLLVGALIGCLTALMTKFTHVRDWPLLESALFVLTSYAAFLIAEVFELTGVVAVLFCGICQAHYTYNNLSADSRNRTKQLFELLNFLAENFIFTYIGVSMFTFPKHHFDPWFIIAGFLTSLLGRAVNIYPLSFLLNLGRKPPIPMNFQHMLFFSGLRGAMSFALAIRNTVSEARQAMLTTTSLIVIATVVLQGGAATHALAYLRIPTGQGQNDENEALPYRDVRSPADISFGLRNLDPAQSPISDRASDTPHGSGDGGGEKARLARLWGAVDSKLLKPLLTHARPPLTETLPSFLRPLGRVLTTTRQYTQAENSLRRTDSDSDLCIDEPQSVPTTIDPQQLWPGLVDTRISVEGITGSNI
- the Nhe3 gene encoding sodium/hydrogen exchanger 6 isoform X12, producing the protein MNPAIGSASFLFLYLIPKCQGSGTDIALDAKATLLHRIDSLNLLIYTCLLTLTVLTIWVFKHRRVSWLHETGLAVIYGLIVGAIIRYASSTNQVTYIDAHPDADAKYNLSVPPDIVRFHFPDKIQISSGEAPVPNKTYAYIFRGEIVNLEQNEIDLKATFDPEIFFNIILPPIIFHAGYCLKRKYFFRNLGAILTFAMVGTALSALVIGSLMYGFVQLMPASLAASFTFLDTLYFGALISPTDPLTVLAIFSQLKVDVNLYAMIFGESVLNDAVALVLSGAIQNYEKRYSVDGGFEITAFLAAIGDFIGIFSLSLLVGALIGCLTALMTKFTHVRDWPLLESALFVLTSYAAFLIAEVFELTGVVAVLFCGICQAHYTYNNLSADSRNRTKQLFELLNFLAENFIFTYIGVSMFTFPKHHFDPWFIIAGFLTSLLGRAVNIYPLSFLLNLGRKPPIPMNFQHMLFFSGLRGAMSFALAIRNTVSEARQAMLTTTSLIVIATVVLQGGAATHALAYLRIPTGQGQNDENEALPYRDVRSDTPHGSGDGGGEKARLARLWGAVDSKLLKPLLTHARPPLTETLPSFLRPLGRVLTTTRQYTQAENSLRRTDSDSDLCIDEPQSVPTTIDPQQLWPGLVDTRISVEGITGSNI
- the Nhe3 gene encoding sodium/hydrogen exchanger 6 isoform X3, which encodes MNPAIGSASFLFLYLIPKCQGSGTDIALDAKATLLHRIDSLNLLIYTCLLTLTVLTIWVFKHRRVSWLHETGLAVIYGLIVGAIIRYASSTNQVTYIDAHPDADAKYNLSVPPDIVRFHFPDKIQISSGEAPVPNKTYAYIFRGEIVNLEQNEIDLKATFDPEIFFNIILPPIIFHAGYCLKRKYFFRNLGAILTFAMVGTALSALVIGSLMYGFVQLMPASLAASFTFLDTLYFGALISPTDPLTVLAIFSQLKVDVNLYAMIFGESVLNDAVALVLSGAIQNYEKRYSVDGGFEITAFLAAIGDFIGIFSLSLLVGALIGCLTALMTKFTHVRDWPLLESALFVLTSYAAFLIAEVFELTGVVAVLFCGICQAHYTYNNLSADSRNRTKQLFELLNFLAENFIFTYIGVSMFTFPKHHFDPWFIIAGFLTSLLGRAVNIYPLSFLLNLGRKPPIPMNFQHMLFFSGLRGAMSFALAIRNTVSEARQAMLTTTSLIVIATVVLQGGAATHALAYLRIPTGQGQNDENEALPYRDVRSLYQSTETSRPPADISFGLRNLDPAQSPISDRASDTPHGSGDGGGEKARLARLWGAVDSKLLKPLLTHARPPLTETLPSFLRPLGRVLTTTRQYTQAENSLRRTDSDSDLCIDEPQSVPTTIDPQQLWPGLVDTRISVEGITGSNI
- the Nhe3 gene encoding sodium/hydrogen exchanger 6 isoform X11 — its product is MNPAIGSASFLFLYLIPKCQGSGTDIALDAKATLLHRIDSLNLLIYTCLLTLTVLTIWVFKHRRVSWLHETGLAVIYGLIVGAIIRYASSTNQVTYIDAHPDADAKYNLSVPPDIVRFHFPDKIQISSGEAPVPNKTYAYIFRGEIVNLEQNEIDLKATFDPEIFFNIILPPIIFHAGYCLKRKYFFRNLGAILTFAMVGTALSALVIGSLMYGFVQLMPASLAASFTFLDTLYFGALISPTDPLTVLAIFSQLKVDVNLYAMIFGESVLNDAVALVLSGAIQNYEKRYSVDGGFEITAFLAAIGDFIGIFSLSLLVGALIGCLTALMTKFTHVRDWPLLESALFVLTSYAAFLIAEVFELTGVVAVLFCGICQAHYTYNNLSADSRNRTKQLFELLNFLAENFIFTYIGVSMFTFPKHHFDPWFIIAGFLTSLLGRAVNIYPLSFLLNLGRKPPIPMNFQHMLFFSGLRGAMSFALAIRNTVSEARQAMLTTTSLIVIATVVLQGGAATHALAYLRIPTGQGQNDENEALPYRDVRSLYQSTETSRPDTPHGSGDGGGEKARLARLWGAVDSKLLKPLLTHARPPLTETLPSFLRPLGRVLTTTRQYTQAENSLRRTDSDSDLCIDEPQSVPTTIDPQLPYNIRNGYGNV